DNA sequence from the Dethiosulfovibrio salsuginis genome:
AACAACGAGGCAGAAAGGCTTGCAAAGAGCTTTGCCGTCTGCAGAAAAAACTTCCTGTTCTCGAACACTCCGAGAGGGGCAAAGTCCAGTGCCCTTATACTGACCATAGTAACAACGGCCATGGCAAACGACCTCAACCCCTATAGGTATCTGGTCTACATCTTCCAAAAAGCCCCCAACCTAAACCTGGCAGACCCAGAGCAGCTGGAACAGCTCATGCCCTGGAACACCCCTGAATATATTAGGCTCGCAGCGGAGTAAGCTCGCTGCGAGCTTTTTTATGACAAGATTATCCCATCTGTTGCCGAGATAGTCGATGTACTGCTAGGTTTGACGCTTACGATACCTACAAACTTCTTCTCCCCAATAGGGAGAGAGGCCATGGCTCGAATAACATCAGGGCTCTATTCGACAAATTCGACAAAAGAGAAACCTCTGCTTCTACCCATCATAGGCAATACCGGATCTGGAGAGAAACCAATCCCCCTTTGGTCCATAGAGACCGACACTACCTCCATCGCTATCCAAATCCTATTCGAGCTACAACAAGGGGGATTTGTCGTTCCGTCAATAGAGAATACCGATAAAACTAAAAAAGAACTTCTCCGTCAGATTTCAGAAATAGAGAACATCGCCTCGCACTGGAACATCAATAGCCTGAACAAAGAAATTGCTCTAGCCAAAGAAAGCGTAATTTGTTTCACAATAACGACTCCAGTTCTAGGAGGGTTCAGCACCGGAAAATCGACCTTACTGAACAGTTACATGGGAACTGAGATTTTACCTACCGACCTAGCACCAGAAACCGCAATAGCTACCGAGCTACATCCCTCCGACGACGGAGAAAGAATGGTCATATACGATATCGACGGAAAGGCTGAGCCTAAAGAGCTCCCAATCTCAACTCTAAAACAGACCTCTCAAAGAGGAGACAGCATACTAAAGGCTGAGCTTTACCTGAAATCACCGGCTCTACTGGATCACAAAAACATCGTATTAGTCGACATGCCGGGATTCGATTCCTGCAACCAGTCTCACAACAAAGCAATGCAAAA
Encoded proteins:
- a CDS encoding transposase domain-containing protein, giving the protein NNEAERLAKSFAVCRKNFLFSNTPRGAKSSALILTIVTTAMANDLNPYRYLVYIFQKAPNLNLADPEQLEQLMPWNTPEYIRLAAE